A genomic segment from Cuculus canorus isolate bCucCan1 chromosome 20, bCucCan1.pri, whole genome shotgun sequence encodes:
- the SDF2 gene encoding stromal cell-derived factor 2, producing MAARLSALPVPLLVLALGAAVRGSPGPVTCGSVVKLLNVRHNVRLHSHDVRYGSGSGQQSVTGVAAADDGNSYWQVRGHTAATCERGTPVRCGQAIRLTHLGTGRNLHSHHFASPLSGNQEVSAFGEGGDGDYLDDWTVLCSGTYWTRDSEVRFQHTSTDVFLSVTGEQYGRPIHGQKEVHGMATSSQNNYWKVMEGIFMQPSEVFKAEQYHAEL from the exons ATGGCGGCGCGGCTGTCAGCGCTGCCGGTACCGCTGTTGGTGCTGGCGCTCGGCGCCGCGGTGCgcggcagccccggccccgTCACCTGCGGCTCCGTGGTGAAGCTGCTCAACGTGAGGCACAACGTGCGGCTGCACTCGCACGATGTGCGCTACGGCTCCG GCAGCGGGCAGCAGTCGGTGACTGGCGTGGCGGCGGCAGATGACGGGAACAGCTACTGGCAGGTCCGGGGCCACACGGCAGCCACCTGTGAGCGGGGCACGCCGGTGCGGTGCGGCCAGGCCATCCGCCTCACCCACCTGGGCACTGGCCGCAACCTCCACAGCCACCACTTTGCCTCCCCGCTCTCTGGAAACCAG GAGGTGAGTGCCTTTGGGGAGGGGGGCGATGGTGACTATCTGGACGACTGGACGGTGTTGTGCAGCGGGACCTACTGGACGCGGGACAGCGAGGTGCGCTTCCAGCACACTTCCACAGACGTCTTCCTCTCAGTGACGGGGGAGCAGTATGGGCGACCCATCCATGGACAGAAGGAGGTGCATGGCATGGCCACCTCCAGCCAGAATAACTACTGGAAAGTGATGGAGGGCATCTTCATGCAGCCCAGCGAGGTCTTCAAAGCGGAACAGTACCATGCTGAGTTGTGA